DNA sequence from the Yersinia kristensenii genome:
GAAAAAAACACCAATGACGCCGTTAGAGAAAGCAGTTCAGGCAGTAGGGGGGAAACAAAAAACCCTTGCTCAACGGCTAGGAGTATCTGAACAGGCGATTACGCTGATGA
Encoded proteins:
- a CDS encoding YdaS family helix-turn-helix protein, whose product is MKKTPMTPLEKAVQAVGGKQKTLAQRLGVSEQAITLMKQRGKGYLPRKRIEDFVRVTGLKKEDLYPDVFTDI